One genomic segment of Salmo trutta chromosome 8, fSalTru1.1, whole genome shotgun sequence includes these proteins:
- the LOC115198336 gene encoding uncharacterized protein LOC115198336: protein MTAPCEVSSHIRCPTVRPHTLCSAEVTDVKMVVRHLFLFYINLVCAFTKPNVIQPTPVMVTELGGTVTLTCFCPKVSVTRFHWFKQSFGQKPLLMASSLYVGQDSYYSNNFNKDFTETKRLGVRRGLYSYNLTISKTEPEDSATYYCFTSAIYELTFGEGTVLIVKDSESNSISVLQQPVSESVQPGDSVTLNCTIHTETCVGKHSVYWFRRGSGESRPGIIYTHGDRSDQCEKSPEAGSPTQSCVYNLPKRNLRLSDAGTYYCAVASCGEILFGNGTKLDIQVPEHDSPFDHLSPTVLALVVSNIVLGIVTLLLVWALCKTLNRDSRGRIDVPTSQGNQNQDSDVLNYAAVSFTPKNNSSSRRVREKTSREDAVYSDVRYLQQQ from the exons ATGACGGCTCCATGTGAAGTGTCATCACATATAAGGTGCCCCACTGTCAGACCCCACACACTATGCAGTGCAGAAGTGACTGATGTAAAAATGGTGGTCAGACACTTGTTTTTGTTTTACATCAACTTGG TTTGTGCTTTTACCAAACCAAACGTAATCCAACCAACCCCTGTGATGGTTACTGAGCTGGGAGGCACTGTGACTCTCACTTGCTTTTGTCCGAAAGTGTCGGTGACCAGGTTTCATTGGTTCAAGCAGAGTTTTGGACAGAAACCCCTCCTCATGGCATCATCTCTTTATGTTGGCCAAGATAGTTATTATTCCAACAACTTTAATAAGGACTTTACTGAGACCAAACGTTTGGGTGTGAGGAGAGGACTATACAGCTATAACTTGACCATATCAAAGACAGAGCCAGAGGACTCAGCTACATACTATTGTTTTACTTCAGCCATCTATGAGCTCACATTTGGAGAGGGAACTGTTTTAATTGTCAAAG ACTCAGAGTCCAACAGCATATCTGTGCTCCAGCAGCCTGTGTCTGAGTCCGTCCAGCCAGGAGACTCTGTGACTCTGAACTGTACAATACACACTGAGACCTGTGTAGGAAAACACAGTGTCTATTGGTTCAGACGTGGCTCAGGAGAATCCCGTCCAGGAATTATTTACACCCATGGAGACAGGAGTGATCAGTGTGAGAAGAGCCCTGAGGCTGGGTCTCCTACACAGAGCTGTGTCTACAACCTCCCCAAGAGGAACCTCAGACTCTCTGATGCTGGGACTTACTATTGTGCTGTGGCCTCATGTGGGGAGATACTGTTTGGGAATGGAACCAAGCTGGACATTCAAG TTCCAGAACATGATTCTCCATTTGATCATCTGAGTCCTACTGTTCTGGCCTTGGTCGTCTCCAACATCGTTCTGGGGATAGTGACCCTTCTACTTGTCTGGGCGCTGTGCAAGACTCTGAACAGAGATAGCAGAG GGAGGATAGATGTCCCAACCTCCCAGGGCAATCAG AATCAAGACAGTGATGTGTTGAACTACGCAGCTGTGAGTTTCACCCCCAAGAACAACTCCTCCTctagaagagtgagagagaagaccAGCAGAGAGGATGCAGTGTACTCTGATGTCAGATACCTTCAGCAGCAGTGA
- the LOC115198329 gene encoding immunoglobulin alpha-2 heavy chain-like — MQLLCSVCAFTKTNVIQPTPVMVTELGGTVTLTCFRPNVSVTRFHWFKQIFGQKPLLMASSLYVGQDSYYSNNFNKDFTETKRLGVRRGDYSCNLTISKTEPGDSATYYCSTTAIYEQTFGEGTVLIVKGSESNSMSVLQQPVSESVQPGDSVTLNCTIHTETCVGEHSVYWFRHGSGESRPGIIYTHGARSDQCEKSPEAGSPTQSCVYNFPKRNLSLSDAGTYCAVASCGEILFGKGTQLDIYGCKEDHLLFMCCLGVALGLCVLLIIVLTCVLYKMSKCIGTHPQPSAPAVSSHDNQDQEPVTLHYAALNVVHKKPKAWRQRSAMETDTMYSGVRRQNMD; from the exons ATGCAGCTTTTATGCAGTG TTTGTGCTTTTACCAAAACAAACGTAATCCAACCAACCCCTGTGATGGTTACTGAGCTGGGAGGAACTGTGACTCTCACTTGCTTTCGTCCTAATGTGTCAGTGACCAGGTTCCATTGGTTCAAGCAGATATTTGGACAGAAACCCCTCCTCATGGCATCATCTCTTTATGTTGGCCAAGATAGTTATTATTCCAACAACTTTAATAAGGACTTTACTGAGACTAAGCGTTtgggtgtgaggagaggagactacagcTGTAACTTGACCATATCCAAGACAGAGCCAGGGGACTCAGCTACATACTATTGTTCCACTACAGCCATCTATGAGCAAACATTTGGAGAGGGAACTGTTTTAATTGTCAAAG GTTCAGAGTCCAACAGCATGTCTGTGCTCCAGCAGCCTGTGTCTGAGTCCGTCCAGCCAGGAGACTCTGTAACTCTGAACTGTACAATACACACTGAGACCTGTGTAGGAGAACACAGTGTCTATTGGTTCAGACATGGCTCAGGAGAATCCCGTCCAGGAATCATTTACACCCATGGAGCCAGGAGTGATCAGTGTGAGAAGAGCCCTGAGGCTGGGTCTCCTACACAGAGCTGTGTCTACAACTTCCCCAAGAGGAACCTCAGCCTCTCTGATGCTGGGACTTACTGTGCTGTGGCCTCATGTGGGGAGATACTGTTTGGCAAAGGGACCCAGCTGGACATAT ATGGTTGTAAGGAGGACCATCTTCTGTTCATGTGTTGCCTTGGTGTAGCGTTGGGTCTGTGTGTCCTCCTCATTATTGTCCTTACTTGTGTTTTGTACAAGATGAGCAAGTGCATAG GAACGCACCCTCAGCCAAGTGCTCCTGCAGTCTCCAGTCATGATAACCAG GATCAAGAACCTGTTACTCTCCATTACGCCGCTCTGAACGTCGTCCACAAG